Part of the Gemmatimonadota bacterium genome, AAGCCCGAGTCCGAGCCGGTCGTGACGATGCCGCCGGCGTTCTTGTAGTCGTTGAGGAACTGCATCCACTTGTCGTAGAACTTGCCCCAGTGGTACTCGTCCTCGGTGGTCCAGTAGTACCAGTACGAGCCGTGAGCCTGACGACTGGGCTGATAGAAGTCCCACTGACTCGGAAGTGTGTACTCCTCGTGCCATTCGGCCTCACGGGCGCGCATGACGTCCCGGTTGGCCTCGTAGATCGTCATGGTCGGATCGAGTCCGAGATCGAGCTCCAGGAACTCGTCGATCAGCGCATTCCACTTCTCTGATCCCCGCTCCGCGGACTGGTACCACAGCCGCCCGACCTGGCCGAAGCGGTCCTGCTCGTTGTTGTAGTTGTAGTCGTGCGGGAAGTCCTGGATGGTCCGGTCGTCGAACAGGGCCTCGAAGAGCCCGTAGTAGTGAGTGATCATGTCGAGGCCGGAGCGTGCCGCGTCCAGCGCATTCATGCGCGACACCCCGGTCTGTGCCAGGTGGGCCACGGTGCCTAGGCCGTGCTTATGCGCCTCGTCGTTGAGCGCCTCCATGATCGCCGGCGGGAACGAAGTCAGCTTGAGGCCATCGATTTTCGCGCCGTCCACCTCGACGGCCGCGGCCCATCGCACCCAATCGCGCGCACTTTCGGGGCTGTTCACGGGGCCTTGGTCCCAGCCTTCGCCCGGCCGGGCGTATGTGAACATGCGGGGTGCGACGATCTCGTTTCGCTCGGAGAGCGCTTTCTGTTGCAGTCCCCACATCATCGAGCCGTGGCCCACGCCGCGTGACGTCGTGATGCCGTTGCCCATCCAAAGCTTGTAGACGTACTCGGCTTGTGGCGCCTTCCCGGCGCCGCCCGTATGTGCATGCATGTCGATGAGGCCCGGCAGCACGTACATGCCCGAGATGTCGATTTCACGCGTGGCGCCCTGTGGCCGACGGTTCTCGTCGATCGGTGCCATCGGGAAGCCGACCGAGCGGATTTCTGCAATACGGTCGTTTTCGATGACGATATCCACCGGGCCGATTGGCGGTCCGCCGGCGCCGTCGATGTACGTCGCGCCCCTGAGAATCAGCCGCTCGTGAGGGCCATCTCCTTCATCCGCGCGCCTGGGGTTGGTGTCTTCCATCTGGGCGGCGGCGCTGCCGGCCATCGCAAAGAGGGTCGCGACGGCGAACGCTACACGCAGAAGTGGCTGATCCGTTTTCATTCTTCCTCCGAACTCATATTGCCCGGCCCGACGCGAGGGCGTGCGGGGGCGTAAAGTATCGATGTCGGACCTTGATCGCGCCACGATACCTCGGACCCTCCCGCGACACGACGACCACTTCAGTTGCCGGACTCGAGCTCCGCGAACGTGTCTCGAAGCGCGGCGATGACCAACGGCCAGCCTTCGAGGTCGGCCGGGCAGCGTGTCCCCATAGGGAGACTAGACGGTATTATTGGCGTCCCTTTGACCCAGAGCCATACCCGGACCCGGGGCCATGCCCGGAGGAGCCGCCACTTCCTGTGAGCCACGAGTCGCGCGCAGTCGATCCGAACACGATGACCCTCGACGAGGCCCGTGTTGAAGCCGAGAGGCTGGGCGACGAGCTCCGGCGTCACTCCTACCTCTATCACGCCGAGGCTCGCCCCGAGATCGGGGACGATGAGTACGACTCGATGTTCAAGCGACTGCAAGCTATCGAGGCCTCGTATCCGGAGTTGTGCGCTCTCGACTCTCCGACGCAAAGAGTCGGAGCGGAGCCGCAGGACAAGTTCGAGACGGTGGCGCATACTGCGCCGATGCTCTCGCTCGACTCGACGCAGGACCCGGATGAGGTACGTCGCTTCGACGAGCGCATGCGCAAGGCGCTCGGCGAGGGCCACGAACCTGTCTATGTGCTCGAGCCGAAGCTCGATGGTGCCTCCATCGAGCTCGTCTACGAGCAGGGCGTGCTCACCCGGGCGGTTACACGCGGCAACGGCCGCGAGGGGGAGCAGGTTACGGCGAACATTCGGACCATTCCGTCGGTGCCGCTGCGCCTGCGCACGGACGACCGTCCAGCACCGGCGCTCGTGGCGCTGCGCGGGGAGGTCCTGATGTACATCTCCGACTTCCAGGACTTCAACGCGGGTCTCGTCGAGGCGGGCCTCGACCCGTACGCGTCCCCACGCAACTCGGCGGCGGGCTCGGTTCGACAGCTCGACCCGCAGGTGACCGCATCCAGGAAGCTCGATGTGTTGGTGTACGACCTGCTGGTCGTGGAAGGACAGACGTTTCGGAGTGACACCGAGGGGGTCGAAGCGATCCGTCAGTGGGGCTTCAAGCTACCCGAACGTATCGAGTTGGCTGGCTCAGTCGAAGAGATCCTCGACTACCACGCGGCATTCGGTGCGGATCGTGACCAGCTCGACTTCGAGATCGACGGGATCGTCATCAAGCTGGACGACTCCTCCATGCGCTCGGCGGTCGGCGCCACGTCGCATCACCCGCGCTGGGCGCTCGCGCTCAAGTTCGAGCCGCGCCAGGGCATCACGCGTATCGACAAGATCGACATCAACGTGGGTCGCACCGGGGTGCTGACACCGGTTGCGATCCTTCGTCCGGTCGTCGTGGGCGGCGTCACGGTGTCCCGCGCCTCCCTGCACAACCGGGAGGAGCTCAAGCGCAAGGACTTGCGAGAGGGCGACACGGTGCGGATCCAGCGCGCTGGGGACGTGATCCCCCAGGTCGTCGAGGTGGTCGAGCACGAGGAGAACCGCCGGCCCCCCTTCGAGATGCCTGCGGAGTGCCCCGCCTGCGGCACTCTGGTCTTCGAGGAGGGTCCGCGCACCAAGTGCCCGAACCGCTTCGCTTGCCCGGCGCAGCTCCAGCGTCGGATCGAGCACTTCGGTGCTCGGTCCTCGCTCGACATAGAGGGCCTTGGTGAGGAGACCGCCGCGCTCTTCGTGCGAGAGGGCCTGGTCGGAAGTCTCGCCGAGCTCTTCGACCTCCGCCCCGAACAGCTGGTGGAGCACGAGGGCTTCGCGGAGAAGTCCGCGAATGCGCTGATCGAAGCGATCCAGTCGAAGAAGAAGCCGGAGCTCGCGCGCTTCCTCATCGCGCTAGGCATCCCAGAGGTCGGAGTCACCGTGGCCCGAGACCTCGCGCAACACTTCGGCACGATCGAAGCGATCCGTGGCGCGACTGCCGAGCAACTCGAGGCGGTCGACGGGATCGGCCCGAAGATGAGCGAGACGATCACGACGTTTCTCGAGGATGGCCGCAACGTTGCGGCGATCGACGCGATCTTGGACCGAGGTGTCGTGCCCGTGGGTCCCGAACCGCTGCCGGACGAGCTACCGGACGCGGGCGCCGCGGTCTTCACCGGTACGATCCCGATTCCACGGGCAGCAGCCGAGGCCGCCTGGCGATCGGTGGGTGGGAGGACCGCCTCCTCGGTCTCCAAGAAAACCGACTACGTGGTGGCGGGTGACAACGCAGGCTCGAAGCTCGAGAAGGCCGAGCGACTCGGCGTAACCGTGCTCGACTTCGATGCCTTCGTGGAGATGGTCAGAACGCTCGGTGGAGGGGTCGACCTCCCTTGATCTGCGATTGTTCGACGCCCTTCCGCGTCTGATGGAGAACCTCGACGTCGCCCGGACGCTGACTGAGCTCGCGGACCTATTGGAAATCCAGGGCGCTTCACCCTTCCGCATCCGTGCGTACCGCAACGCCGTCAACACGATCAACAGTCTCAGCCGGCCACTCAAGGACATGGTGGAGGCCGGTGAGGATCTGACCGAGCTGCCAAGTATCGGCAAGAGTGTCGCCAAGTACATCGGCGAGTTCCTCGATACCGGCTCGATCAGTCGGCTCGAGGAGGTCGCCGCCGAGTTTCCGCGCTCGCTCGTCGAGCTGATGCGCCTCGACGGCGTGGGACCCAAGAAGGCCAGGAAGCTCTTCGAGCAGCTCGACGTGCGGACCGTGGATGATCTCGCGGCCGCGCTCGAGATCGGACGGGTCCAGGAGATCGACGGCTTCGGTGTGAAGAGCGCCGGCAAGATCGTGCGCGCGATCGAAGACCATAGGAAACACACGGGGCGCTTCCAGATCCACGAGACGGAGAGGCTCATCGCCGGAGTGCTCGAACACATGCAGGCAGCGCCAGGCGTGGGACGAATCGAGGTTGCGGGAAGCCTTCGCCGCCGGAAAGAGACGATCGGGGACGTCGATATCCTGGCCGAGCTCGAGGGTGATGGCACTCCCGTCGTGGACCACTTCGTGTCGTTCTCCGGCGCCGAGCGCGTGGAAGGCGCAGGGAACACCAAGGGCAGTATCGTCCTTCACTCAGGATTGCAGGTCGATCTGCGTGTCATCCCGTCGAGATCATTCGGGGCGGCGCTCCAGTACTTCTCCGGCTCCAAGGAGCACAACGTCGCAGTGCGCGCGCGCGCGGTCCGCCAAGGGCTGCGCGTGAACGAATGGGGTGTCTTCCGCGTGCCGGAGAGCGAGGACGACGAGCCCCTCGGCAAGGAAGACGGAGAGCGGCTCGCCGGAGACACCGAGCAGGGCGTGTACGAGGTGCTCGGCATGTCGTGGGTTCCGCCGGAGCTCCGGGAGGACCGCGGTGAGGTTGAGGCTGCATGCGGAGGTGAGTTGCCGGAGCTCGTGTCACTGGCGGACATGCGGGGTGATCTCCAGATGCACTCCACGTGGAGCGACGGGAAGGCGTCGGTGGAGGAGATGGCGAGGGCGTGCCTCGAGCGCGGCTACGAGTACTTCGCGCTCACGGACCACAGCCAGGCTATGGCGATGGTTCAGGGACTCACCCCGGCGCGCGCGCGAGAGCAGTGGTCCGAGATCGAGGAAGTTCAGGAACTCGTGCCAGGCATCCGGATTCTCAAGAGTGTCGAGGTCGACATCCTCCGGGATGGCTCTCTAGACATGCCAGACGACGTTCTGGAGCAGCTCGACCTGGTCGTCATCTCCGTCCACTCCTTCATGGATCAGAACAGGAAGACGATGACCGAACGGGTACTCCGGGCCATGCAGCACCCTTCTGTTGATATATTGGCCCATCCAACAGGACGAAGAATCAGCCGCCGCGAACCCTTCGAGCTCGACATAGAGGCCGTGCTCGAGGCCGCGGCGGATTTGTGTTTGGCGGTCGAACTCAATGCGAACCCCAACCGACTGGACCTCAGTGACGTTCACGTGCGCCGAGCCAAAGAGCTCGCAGTACCTGTAGTGATCAGCACGGACGCGCACTCGCCACGGGGCCTTGCCGACATGCGCTTCGGCGTGGACCAGGCACGACGGGGATGGCTGGAGGCCGGGGACGTGTTGAACACGCGCTCCGTGGAGGAGATAACGGGCTGGCTGAGAAGACGCGGGACGTGACGGAAAGCGGGTGCCGGGGATGATCGGCGACGTCGTATTGCTCGTGTGCGGGATCGGGGTTCTCTACTACGGGGCGGAGTGGCTCGTGCGCGGGGCAGCACGCCTGGCAGCTTCGCTCGGTGTCAGCCCCATCGTGGTGGGACTCACCGTCGTCTCGTTCGGTACTTCTGCCCCCGAGCTCGTCGTGTGCACAGTCGCAGCGCTCGGAGGAAATCCCGACCTCGCGATCGGGAACGTCATGGGATCGAACTTGGCCAACATCGGCTTGATCCTCGGGCTCACCGCGCTCGTGCGTCCCCTCGACGTGCGCGCTCGCGTCGTCTGGCGCGAGATGCCGCTCATGCTACTGGTCACGCTCTCGCTCTATCCGCTGGCGTGGGACGGCGTATTGAGCCGGGGTGACGGTGTGCTCTTGCTGTTCGCATTGGTCGCGTACCTGATCTTCGTGTTCCACTCCGTAGAGGATGAGGCTCCCGAGATCCTCGGCGAGTACGAGGAGTTCATGAAGGCGTCCAAACGCACGACATCGCTCGTTTCGGGCAGCGACGTGCTCTGGGTGATCGCAGGGTCGGCATGCCTGGTCCTGGGTGGCATCTGCATCGTCGAGGGAGCAGTTCAGATCGCAGGTGAGCTCGGCATCTCCGAGGTGGTCATCGGCCTGACGGTCGTGGCGGTGGGCACGTCCCTGCCCGAGTTGGCGACCTCGCTCGTGGCGGCCCTACGCTCCGAAGCGGACATCGCTGTCGGTAACGTGATTGGCTCCAACATCTTCAACGTAGCCGCGATCCTGGGCACGGCGTCGGTCGTGCGGCCGCTGGCCATCCCCCCGGATGTGCTCACGCGAGAGCTCCCGGTGGTCGTAGCGATGTCCCTGTTGCTCTTTCCCGTGCTGCGCTCCCGTTGGCGTATCCGACGCTGGGAGGGGGCCCTGTTGCTCACATCCTACGTCGGCGCGCTCGTCTGGCTCGTGTAGTGCCTCCTGGTTCGGGGTCCAGCCGAGGCGTGTGAAGTTCCGGCGGGGTAGGCGGTCGGCGCGGCCCCGGGTAGCTTTGGAGCCTCCCTCCGGGGCCTTCACGGCATCAAAGTCCACTAGGAGCTGCGCGCGATGCTTCCGATTGATCTGTCCGGAAAACGAGCGCTCGTGGCTGGTGTCGCTGACGATAGGGGATATGGCTGGGCCATCGCGCGCGCGCTCGCCGCGGCCGGCGCGTCGGTATGCGTTGGCACGTGGCCCCCCACCCTGAGGATTTTCACGAAGAGCCTGGAGCGTGGGAAGCTGGATCTCTCGCTTCCCGGTGGCGGTGAGATCGAGTTCGAGAGGATCTACCCGCTCGACGCTGCCTACGACACGCCCGAGGACGTGCCTGAGCATGTGAGCTCGTCCAAGCGCTATGCCGAGCTCGAGGGCTACACCATCCAGGGCGTTGCCGACAAGATGTGCGCCGACTTCGGGGACCGGTGCCTGGACGTCGTCGTGCACTCGCTCGCCAATGGTCCCGAGGTGCGGAGCCCGCTCATCGAGACGAGCCGGCACGGGTACCTCGCAGCGCTGAGCACGAGCGCCTACTCCATGGTGAGCATGATCCAGCGTTTTGGTCCGCTCATGAACGAGAGAGGCGCCCTCGTATCTCTCTCGTACCTGGCGGCCGAGCGCGTCATCCCGGGCTATGGTGGCGGCATGAGCTCGGCAAAGGCCGCACTGGAGAGCGATACGCGTACTTTGGCGTTCGAGGCGGGCCGCAAGTTCGGCATTCGTGTGAACACCATCAGCGCGGGACCGCTGGCAAGTCGAGCGGCGAAGGCGATCGGTACGATCGAGCTCATGGTCGACTATTGTGCCGCCAACGCTCCACTGCCCGAGGCCACCAAGCCGGACGACGTTGGGAACGCGGCCGCCTTCCTGTGTTCCCCACTCGCGGCCGGGATCACCGGTGAGACGCTGCATGTGGACAAGGGGTATCACGCGATGGGCATGCCGGCTGGCACACGGCTCAGCGCAGAATAGACATTCGGAGGGTCCTTGAACGACCGAAGCGAAGACGGCTTCGGAGCGCTGCTCCCCGACATTCGCGTCCAGCCTCCTGCGACGGTATCCCGCGCGATGGCAGAGCGTCTGCGTGCGGTGGAATCACGCAACATCACCTACATCGACGACGGTTGGCCGATTTTCTGGAAGGAGGCCCGTGGCGCCAACGTGCGCGACGTGGACGGGAACGTGTACATCGACCTGAGCAGTGCGTTCGGTGTGGCGCTGTTGGGCCACGCGCACCCTGCGGTTGTCTCCGCCGTGCGCGAACAGTCCGGGACCCTCCTGCACGGCATGGGCGACGTGCACCCCTCCGGGCTGAAACTGGACCTGCTCGAGCGCCTCTGTGCTCTGACTCCGTGGAACGAGGCGCGTGCCGTGCTGGCGTCTACCGGCTCGGAGGCCGTCGAAATCGCGCTG contains:
- a CDS encoding amidohydrolase family protein, coding for MKTDQPLLRVAFAVATLFAMAGSAAAQMEDTNPRRADEGDGPHERLILRGATYIDGAGGPPIGPVDIVIENDRIAEIRSVGFPMAPIDENRRPQGATREIDISGMYVLPGLIDMHAHTGGAGKAPQAEYVYKLWMGNGITTSRGVGHGSMMWGLQQKALSERNEIVAPRMFTYARPGEGWDQGPVNSPESARDWVRWAAAVEVDGAKIDGLKLTSFPPAIMEALNDEAHKHGLGTVAHLAQTGVSRMNALDAARSGLDMITHYYGLFEALFDDRTIQDFPHDYNYNNEQDRFGQVGRLWYQSAERGSEKWNALIDEFLELDLGLDPTMTIYEANRDVMRAREAEWHEEYTLPSQWDFYQPSRQAHGSYWYYWTTEDEYHWGKFYDKWMQFLNDYKNAGGIVTTGSDSGFIYKLYGFDYIRELELLREAGFSPLEVIRAATYHGALQLHKPKGMENDLQFGVLEVGMKADMIVVDRNPLANLKVLYGTGAPMLNDETGELERVGGITYTIKDGIVYDAKQLLADVREMVRQQKRERGIISEQGGS
- the polX gene encoding DNA polymerase/3'-5' exonuclease PolX gives rise to the protein MENLDVARTLTELADLLEIQGASPFRIRAYRNAVNTINSLSRPLKDMVEAGEDLTELPSIGKSVAKYIGEFLDTGSISRLEEVAAEFPRSLVELMRLDGVGPKKARKLFEQLDVRTVDDLAAALEIGRVQEIDGFGVKSAGKIVRAIEDHRKHTGRFQIHETERLIAGVLEHMQAAPGVGRIEVAGSLRRRKETIGDVDILAELEGDGTPVVDHFVSFSGAERVEGAGNTKGSIVLHSGLQVDLRVIPSRSFGAALQYFSGSKEHNVAVRARAVRQGLRVNEWGVFRVPESEDDEPLGKEDGERLAGDTEQGVYEVLGMSWVPPELREDRGEVEAACGGELPELVSLADMRGDLQMHSTWSDGKASVEEMARACLERGYEYFALTDHSQAMAMVQGLTPARAREQWSEIEEVQELVPGIRILKSVEVDILRDGSLDMPDDVLEQLDLVVISVHSFMDQNRKTMTERVLRAMQHPSVDILAHPTGRRISRREPFELDIEAVLEAAADLCLAVELNANPNRLDLSDVHVRRAKELAVPVVISTDAHSPRGLADMRFGVDQARRGWLEAGDVLNTRSVEEITGWLRRRGT
- a CDS encoding enoyl-[acyl-carrier-protein] reductase, whose amino-acid sequence is MLPIDLSGKRALVAGVADDRGYGWAIARALAAAGASVCVGTWPPTLRIFTKSLERGKLDLSLPGGGEIEFERIYPLDAAYDTPEDVPEHVSSSKRYAELEGYTIQGVADKMCADFGDRCLDVVVHSLANGPEVRSPLIETSRHGYLAALSTSAYSMVSMIQRFGPLMNERGALVSLSYLAAERVIPGYGGGMSSAKAALESDTRTLAFEAGRKFGIRVNTISAGPLASRAAKAIGTIELMVDYCAANAPLPEATKPDDVGNAAAFLCSPLAAGITGETLHVDKGYHAMGMPAGTRLSAE
- the ligA gene encoding NAD-dependent DNA ligase LigA, with product MSHESRAVDPNTMTLDEARVEAERLGDELRRHSYLYHAEARPEIGDDEYDSMFKRLQAIEASYPELCALDSPTQRVGAEPQDKFETVAHTAPMLSLDSTQDPDEVRRFDERMRKALGEGHEPVYVLEPKLDGASIELVYEQGVLTRAVTRGNGREGEQVTANIRTIPSVPLRLRTDDRPAPALVALRGEVLMYISDFQDFNAGLVEAGLDPYASPRNSAAGSVRQLDPQVTASRKLDVLVYDLLVVEGQTFRSDTEGVEAIRQWGFKLPERIELAGSVEEILDYHAAFGADRDQLDFEIDGIVIKLDDSSMRSAVGATSHHPRWALALKFEPRQGITRIDKIDINVGRTGVLTPVAILRPVVVGGVTVSRASLHNREELKRKDLREGDTVRIQRAGDVIPQVVEVVEHEENRRPPFEMPAECPACGTLVFEEGPRTKCPNRFACPAQLQRRIEHFGARSSLDIEGLGEETAALFVREGLVGSLAELFDLRPEQLVEHEGFAEKSANALIEAIQSKKKPELARFLIALGIPEVGVTVARDLAQHFGTIEAIRGATAEQLEAVDGIGPKMSETITTFLEDGRNVAAIDAILDRGVVPVGPEPLPDELPDAGAAVFTGTIPIPRAAAEAAWRSVGGRTASSVSKKTDYVVAGDNAGSKLEKAERLGVTVLDFDAFVEMVRTLGGGVDLP
- a CDS encoding calcium/sodium antiporter, with the protein product MIGDVVLLVCGIGVLYYGAEWLVRGAARLAASLGVSPIVVGLTVVSFGTSAPELVVCTVAALGGNPDLAIGNVMGSNLANIGLILGLTALVRPLDVRARVVWREMPLMLLVTLSLYPLAWDGVLSRGDGVLLLFALVAYLIFVFHSVEDEAPEILGEYEEFMKASKRTTSLVSGSDVLWVIAGSACLVLGGICIVEGAVQIAGELGISEVVIGLTVVAVGTSLPELATSLVAALRSEADIAVGNVIGSNIFNVAAILGTASVVRPLAIPPDVLTRELPVVVAMSLLLFPVLRSRWRIRRWEGALLLTSYVGALVWLV